CCCATCGAGTCGACCCGATCAGCCCATGCCGCCGAGGCGAGCGATACGGTCCCGTCCGTTTCGGATGACGTCGTCCAGGCTCATCTGGTTGGTGAGATAGGCCGAGACCAGGTCCTCCACCACGCTGACCGCCTCGAAGTAGCGGGGGTGGAAGGGCCGGGTCCCGATGGCACCCGCCTCGCTGTACTGTCGCAGGTAGGGTGCGATGCCCTGGTCACCCACCGCGTCGAGCACGGACTTGCGGGCGCTCAAGAACCATGTGCTGATGGCCGCGAGCCGGGGGGCGTTCTCCTTCGCCACGATCCACCGCACGAACTCCCGGGCAGCGTCCTTGTTGGGCGCCGTCCGGGGGATCACCCAACCCCATGCGGCCGCGTACGTACGGGCGTTGCCTCTTGGTCCCGCCGGTGGGAGGGAGATGGCGGTCTTCTCCTCGCGCCACCACGCCTCATTGCCGCGAGAGACGTCCCAGAAGTACGGCCACTGGCGCATCATGGCGACCCGGTCGTTCATATAGTCGACGTTGAGGGCGTCGTAGTCCTTGTTGAGCGCCCCGATGGGGAAGATGCGGTGGGTGTAGATCATGTCGTAAAGGAACGTGAGGGCGACCCTGGCCGGCTCACCGAACTCATAGATGTTGCCGCCTGCCTGCAGGGTGAGATAGCCCACGAACACGTTGAGGTAAGCGCCCTTGGCGAGGCCGTCCGAGACACCCCACACGTCCCCACGGGTGAATCGCTTGCCCGCCTCAACCATCTCGGCCCACGTCTCGGGTGGTCTCAGGCCCTCCCGGTCGAACCAGTCCTTACGATACCAGAAGTACTGGGCCTCGTAATTGTGGGGGATGCGGAAGGTCTCGCCCCGGTAGCGGTGCCATACCTCGACCATCGCCAGCATGTCAGGGGAGAAGTCCTCCCAGAAGTCCGACGCCAGCAACCCGTCGAGAGGCTCGAGCCACCCCAGCCGCGAGAGAGTGATGGCCGCCTCGTCCTCGATGTCGACCACGTCGTAGGGGCTGGTCCCGGCGTTGACGGCGCTCGCCATCTGCGAGATGAACTCGGGGGGAGCGCCGGGTCGGACCTGGATGCTGACCTGGATGCCCGTATCCCGCGTGAACCCCATGTCGCGGACGATCTGGTTCATGGCGTCGACAGCCCACCCGCCGACGCCGACGGTGATGGTACGAGCGGCTGCCTTCGATACGTAGACGGTCTTGCCCCACAGGGCGCTCCCGGCCGTCGCTCCGGCCGCCACGGCAGCAGCCTTCTTGAGGAGCTCCCGGCGCGTGACGCCATCCACCTGCGAAGCCACCATGGGTGCTCTCCCCCTTCCTCGCTCTCCGCTCACGAGCGGTCGCGAAGCCAGACCCTCATCTCGCCCGGCGACCGATTGTCCCAGGCGAAGTACGGGATAGCCACGATGGGTCGACGGTGCAGGACAGGAGACGACGCACGATACAGTCCTCCCTCCCAGTCGGTCTCTTGGAGCTGCGACGCCTCCGCCGACAGCACGACGACCCCACCCAGCAGCGCCTCATCCAATCGGCTCTCGATGGGTGCATCCGACGGAAGCACGACACGGTCGAGTCCCGGGCCGTTGTCGTGCTGCTCCAGGCAGTAGATCAGGGGCCCGCGTTGCAGTGCGACCCGCCCGACGAGATCCCGGGATCGGGGGTGACCGTAGAGCCGCTGTACTGGCATTGCCAGAGTCAGTTCCACGGTGTCACCTGGCCGCCAGAAGCGGTCGAGGGCCACGTAGCCGGGCACGGCCTTCGCCTGGGCGCCAGGACTCGACGCGTCTGCCAGCGGTTCACCGTTGACGGAGACGGACCAGTCAGGGCACCACCCTGGCACCCGCAGGTGGAGGGTGAGCGTGATCGGTTTGTCGGGCACGACGGTCAGGCGCACCCGACCGTCCCACGGGTAATCCGTCTGCTGGTGCAGCGTCACCCGGACGTCCCCGCAAACGAGGTCAGCCTTTCCTCCGACATAGAGGTGTACGAAGGCCTCCTGCGGCCCCTCGGAGTAGGCGTACTGCCCAAGTGACGCTAGCAACCGGGCCAGGTTGGGAGGGCAGCAGGCCACCTCGTACCAGGGCTGGCGGTGATGATGGCCGCGGCTGGCAAGCGGGTTCTCGTAGAAGAAGGTCTCTCCGTCCAGCGACACCCCTGCCAGAAGGCCGTTGTAGAGGGCCCTCTCCAGCACGTCGATGTAGCGACCGTGCGGGTCGGCGTGGAAGAGCCGGTGCGAGAGCAGGATGAGACCGACAGTCGCGCACGTCTCGGCATAGGCGTCCTCGTCAGGCAGCTCGTAGTCGGGGCCGAAGCCCTCGATATCCCGGCGGGAGCCAAGTCCGCCAGTGACGTACATCTTGCGGCCAGTAGCGCTCTCCCAGATCCGGCGAGCCGCCGACACCAGCGTAGCGTCTCCCGTCTCCATCCCCACGTCGACCATGCCGGCGCCGAGGTACATCGCCCGCACGGCATGGCCGACCACCTCGAACTGGTCACGTACCGGCAGGTGATCCTGGCAGTAGGTGGAGTCGAAGCGCCCGTCCCGCATCAGGTACCGCCGGTTGAGCTCGGCATCCTCGGGTGGGAGCCGCCGGAGCTCCTCGTCGAAGACGGACGGTCGCCTGCCGCGCTGGTCCAGGAAGAACTGGCTCAGCGCGAGGTAGCGAGGCTCCTGTGTCGTACGGTAGAGCCTCACCAGGGCCAGCTCGATCTCCGGGTGACCGCAACAGCCCGGTCGCCGGCCGGGACCGAACGTGTCGTCGATGTGGTCAGCGTATCGGACGACCACATCCAGCAGGGAGCGATCGCCTGTCGCCTCGTAGAGGGCCACGCCGGCCTCGATCAGGTGACCCGCGCAATAGAGCTCGTGCCACATCCCGAGGTTGGTCCACCGCTTGGCCGGCGCGACGGTCGTGAAGTAGACGTTGAGGTAGCCGTCGGGCTGCTGGATAGAGGCCAAGCGTACCACCGCGTCCCGCACCAGGGCCTGCAGCGCCGGGTCCGGCCGGCTCGCGAGGGCGTAAGCCGCTGCCTCGATCCACTTGGCCACGTCCGAGTCCCAGAACAGGTGCGGCGTCGGGCGATCCCCGCGGCCGCCGCCCGACCGGTACGCGTCGAGCCGCCCCGTCTCGACGAGTTGCCGATGGATGGCGGGGATGGTACGGCGGCGATTGACCTCGAGTCGTGTGGCCCAAAACGGGCCGCCGACGTCGACCCGTCGGAGCTGGACAGGCTCGAGGGTCCGAGGAGTGCCCATGACTACCTGATCTCCCTCTCCAGGCCGGTGGTCGCGACACTTCACGGCTCGCCGCCCCCCTCGCCGCCCGAGGGGGAGAAATCCGGGCGTTGTGGGGTGGAGGCTTGGGCCAGCCGGTAGCCACAGGAGTCACGGATCACCAGCGGACAATGAATCTGGACCCGTGAGGCGGGGGTGTCGGCGTGCGCCGGTCGCCGCTCCATCAGCCGCAACAGCTCCTGGGCCGCTCGCCGACCAATGTTGCCCAGGGGGAGCTGCACCGTCGTCAGCGGAGGATCGGCGACAGCTGCGACCGCCCGGTTGTCGTAGCCCACGACCGCGACGTCCTCGGGCACCCGCAGACCCCGCTCCCGCAGAGCCCGGATCGCGCCCAGTGCCATCAGATCGTTGGCGACGAACAGGGCGTCGACGTCGCTGCCGCGCTCCAGGATGGCGGCAGCAGCCTGACGACCGCTCTCGACGCTCCAGTCGCCCGACGCCTCCCGAGCCTCGTCGGCTTCGAGGCCGAACTCGTGCAGGGCAGCCAGGTAGCCGCTGTGACGCTCCTTGCAGACAATCCACCCGGTGGGGCCGCTCACGAACCCAATGCGACGCCGTCCCAGCCGGATCAGGTGGCGGGTGGCCTCGTATCCGCCCCTGAAGTCGTCGGGCACCACCGACAGCACCGGCTTGGCCTCCGCGATGCAGTAGGCCAGCACGGTGGGCAACGGGAGTTCCGGCAAGGAGGAGAAGCTGCTGACGGAACTGTCGACGACGAGCGCCCCAGAGAAGCCGGTGTAGTAGCTGGGGTCGATGCCTTGCGCCACCTCGTCCTTCTCGAAGGGCACTACCCAGACGTCGACCCCACGCTCCTTGAAGACCCGGTAGGCCGCCACGACGATGGCCTCTGCCAGGTCCTCGTGTTGGAACGACCAGCCCTCCTCGTCCGCAGCGGGGATAACGTTCTTGAAGATGACTACCTGCTGGCGGTTTGAACCGTTGCGTCGACGCCTGCGGGGGACGTAGCCCAGCCGGGCAGCTGCCTGGAGCACCCGTTGCCGGGTGCCCTCACTGATGGGAGCGGTGCCGTTGAAGACGTGGGACACCGTCGAGAGGGCCACGCCCGCGGCCTCTGCAACATCGCGAATCGTTGCCAAGACATCTGCCTCCGTGCTGCCGCGCCCGCCATCGGGATGCGCGCGGCCGGAGCGCGGCTCGAGTTGCACTCCGAAACCTGTCGATACGCGCTATTCGAAGTGAAACTTTCATCTCCTGCACGCGTTTTCAGTTTGCATGTACTTTCATGCTCCACCAGCAGCACCCTCGGCTGCCCGTAGAGGAGTCCGACGCGGTGCAGCGGGCGGGCCTCGACCTGGTCTTCGACCCATGCGACGTGAGGGCTGGGGCATCATCGAGAAGGACGAGGCCGACCTGACGGCCGACGTCCGGTCGCTGCTCCACGAGGTGGCGAGCCCGACGGCCGCGCCGAACTCGGCCGCCGTCGTCCGCCTAACAGCACTCGTCGAGCGGGACGACCGCCTGAGGGTGGCGCGGGTCGTCCGCAGCTGCGGCTCGGGCAGCCCTCGGTCCGTAGGCCTTGGGCCGGAGGGGTAACGGGCCAGGTCGACCCGAAAGCCGGCGGCAGGGCCCGACCCGCCCCGCCGCCGGCAAAGGCCGGGGCTACCGGTTGCCCCGGATGGCCGCGTCGTAGATGGCGTTGAAGATCACCTTGAACGTCGCGTGCGGCTGCCCCCGGTGCTGCGCCCGGAAGCCGACCAGGACCGCCCGGCCCCGCCCCACGGGCACCTCGACCAACGCCGCCCGTCCCGCCAGCATCTCCTCCCCGTGCAGCCAGCCCGAGGCCAGCAGATCGCTCGACGGCCACGACGCCACGACCCCCGCCTCGCCCGACGGCTCGAAGGCCGGGCTCTGCACGAAGTAGGCGTACGTCTGGGACGCCAACCCGTAGCCGAGGGGATGGCTCGTGTCGACCTGCAGCCGCAGGATGGAGCCCGGGACGTAGAAGCGGTCCCGCCCCACGCCGTCGAGGACGTTTCGCACGGGCACGCCCAGATGCTCGATGGCCAGCTCCGAGGCCGTGTCGAGCAAGAGCAGGGTGCCGCCCTCTTCGACGAAGGCCCGCAGCGCCGTCAGCCCCTCCTGGCCGATGCCGCCGGCGTACTCGTCCGGGTAGCTGCCCGGCCGGTTGCCGTCGAGGATGCCGCTGACCGACTGGTCGGGGATCACGATGATGTCGTAGCGGTCGAGCAGGCCACCCTGCCGCACATCCCGGTCACGCAGCACGTCGTAGGTGAATTCGAACGTGTCGAGCAACCACCGGGTCCAGCCGGCATCCATGTTGGGCACCCAGCTTTCGTAGAGGCCCACCCGGGGTAGGCGCAACGGCCTGGCGGTCGCCGCCGGCGGCTCCTGGAGAGCGTAGACGTCCAGCCCCAGCTCCCACGCCAGGTCGGCGACCATCGTATCCAGGCCCTCGCCGCGCTCCACCACGGTGGTGCCGGGTGGCAGCACCTCCTCCCCCATCCGGGCGCCATCCTCCAGCTGCACGAGCCGGTAGCCCCGGGCCAGCAGGCGGTTGCGGGCGATGGCCGCCGCGTTGGGGGCCGGTCCGAAGGCGTACCCGTAGGTGGCAGGACCGCCGATCACGCGCCCGCGCAGCGGCAGGGCGCCCTCGACCCGGACCAGTCCCGAGGCGTCCACCGGCTCGTCGATCTCGTCGACGCGGACCCCCATCTGCAGCGGCAGCGTCCAGCCGGCGATGTCGTAGGGCTGCTCGGGTGGCCCGCCCGGGTACTGGAACCGCGGAGGATAGGACTGCGGCCTCAGCAGCGCCATCACGTTGGCCCGCTTGGGCTGAGCGGCGAGGATCACGTAGCTGCCCACCGGGTACTCCCGCCCGCCCAGGGTCACCGGCTGCGTGGCGACGTGCACCTCCACCCCCTGCAAGGCGAGGAGGTCGACCAGCCACCGGGCCGTGCCGGGGTCGTGCTGGTCGGGCGGGATGACGAAGGCGTAGGGCGCCTCGGTCGAGCCCCTCGCGACGGCCCGCTGGTTGCGCTGGTAGAAGTGCCAGTGCCACTGCTCCCGGTAGCGCTGGGCCACGTCCAGCAGGGCAAGGGCCGTCTCGAACTCGTAGCGCATGATGTCCGAGAGCCGCCAGGTGCCGCCGGGCCACGGGTCCGGGAAGTTGACGTAGCGCTGCTGCGCCGTCGGGAGGCCTCGGCCGTGGCCTCCCAGTCGATCGAAGGGAGTCTCGATGGGCGTGCCCAGGCGGCTGCTGGCTGCCTCGGTCAGGATGCCCACCAGGTTGTGGTAGTAGGGCGCCGTGCGAAAGCCCCCGTGCCACCACTGGTCGTAGATGGCGTTGGTCACCACCCCCGTCAGGCCCCTGGAGGCCAGGCGGGTGGTGATGGCGCCGCCCAGCAGCATGATCTGGGTCAGGATGGTCGCGTCGATCTCGGGATTGGGCGGGTCGAAGAAGGGCGGCACGAAGAACCGGGCGCCGCCCGACCCCATCTGGTGCACGTCCCAGATGATACTGGGCAGCCACTCGCGGAAGATGAGCGGCCCCCACACCCGGGTCTCCTGCAGGTTGAACATGAACCAGTCGCGGTTGTTGTCGTGACCCGCGTACCTCTGGTAGAGCTCCGGCGGGCTGGTCCCCTCGAAGCGCGTGCCCAGGGTCTGGCGGTACCACCGCACCACCAGGTCATGGCCGTCGGGGTTGTTGACCGGGTTCATCAAGAGCACGACGTCTGACAGGATGCGTAGCGTCTCGGGATCGTCCGACGAGGCCAGGTGGTAGGCGAGCTGGAGGGCGAAGTGCGGCGCGGCGATCTCGGTCGAGTGGATGGCGTTGTTGATCAGGACGATGGCCGGCTGGGGCTCGATGAGTCGGAGCGCCTCCTCGGGTCCCAGGGTGCGCGGATCGCCCAGGCGCTGCTGCGTCGCCTTGATGACGTCGAGGCGCATCAGGTTTTGAGGCGAGGAGATGAAGAGCAGGTACATCGTCCGGCCTTCGGTGCTGGTGCCCACGGGCTCGAGAAGCACCCGGTCCGAGGCGGCGTCGAGTGCCTTGTAGTAGCGGATCAGCTGGGCGTAGTCCACCAGGGTCCGGTCCGTCCCGGGCTCGAAGCCGATGACCTCGGCCGGCGTTGGGATGCGCGGCGATTCGCCGGCGACCACCGGGTGCCCCGCCAGCCCGACGAACATGGTAACCCCGATGATCAGGGCCAGGACCGCTCGTTGCGCTGCGCGTAACGTCCTCTCCATAGCGCGCTCGCCCCCTTCGTGTCTCTGCGGGCCTGGGGGACGCCGCGCGTGCGCCCCCGCGGCCGGAGGGTAGCCGCGTGAGCAGCGGCCGGCAACGCAGGAGAGGCCGTCAGGGGCGTCACCGGGGCGCAGGAGGACGGGTCGTTTGCTCGCGTCGGGCCACGACGTCCGCAGGCGAGCGCCCGCACGTGGTACGCCTGACGTGTGCCGGTCACATCGGTCTCGGGCCGACGAGGCGCGTTCGCCCGACAAAAGCCGACGCAGCCGGACTCAAAGCGACGCCGCCAGCGGACCGCCGCGGACCGGCTCCCGTCGCCACTCGGGGGCGAGCAGGCCGTAGATGACCATGTCGTGGAAGCGGCCGTCGACCCAGGCCCACTGGCGCAGCACGCCCTCCTCGCGGAAGCCGAGGCGCCTGGGGATGGCCCGGCTGCGGTGGTTGCCCGTGGCGCAGCGGATCTCGACGCGGTGGAGGCCCAACGGCCCAAAGGCGTGGTCGACGACGGCCCGGCAGGCGCGGGTCATGATGCCACGGCCCTGCAGGGGCTCGGCCAGCCAGTAGCCGATCTCCGTGCGGCGGTTGCGGCGGTCCACGTAGTGGAGGCCGATGGCCCCCGCAAGCTCCTGGCGGTACCAGATCCCGGCCTGGAAGCCGTTGCCCTCGGCGAACTGCTGCAAGCTGCGCCGGATGAACGCCTCGGTCTGCTCCAGAGTGGTCTCCGACTCCGCCCAGGGCAGCCAGCGCCGCAGGTAGGCCCGGTTGGCCTCGGTGAGGCGGTGCATGGCCCCGGCGTGCTCCAGCTCCAGCAGCCGCAGCTCGATCTCGTCGTCCACCCGCCAGGCGAACATGGACTCCATCCCCCCGAGAGGCGGCTCTGCGCGGCGGGGGCTTCGGGCACGTCCCCGGCCGGACGCCGCGGAGCTTTCGCCCCCGGACGGCGCCCTCCTGTCGGCATCCCCAGCGGACCCGGCTGGACCGCCGGCGCCGGCGGTCGGGCGGGGTTCATGTGATCGCGCTCATATGGTAGGCTCTGGTCGGACCACACAGCCCACATGGTCTGTCCATCGCGGGAGACGGTGCGAGATGGGTCTGCAAGCGGTGAGCAACTCGGTCCGCCTGCGTTGCGGCGGGCGGGCCCGTGGCTGGTCCGAACGGGCCGAGACCCAACTGGTGCGCGCCATCCTCCAGGGCCGCCACCGGCCCGGCACCTGGCTGCCACCCGAGCGCGAGCTGGCCGCTCTCCTCGGCGTCTCCCGGCCGGCCCTACGTGAGGCCCTGCAGCGTCTGGCCCTGGACGGCTGGATCACCCTGCGACGCGGGCAGCCCGCCGTCGTCATCGAGCTTTGGAGGGTGTCATGCGAGGGTGAGACGCCATGCGACGATGGAACGGCTGGGGCGATGAGCGGGTGACCTATCCCGTGCCGCCGGGGGCCCGCCGCCTGCTCGGGGCGGCGGTGGGGCCCGGCGAGCGGCCCCGTGACGCGACCCTACCCGAGGTGGTGGCCCGAGTCCCGCCCTCCCGCCTGCCCCCTCATCCCCTGGTGAGCGTCGACGCCGAGCAGCGGGTGCGCCATGCCCTGGGACAGAGCCTGCCCGACTGGATCGCCGCGCGCAGCGGGCGCATCCCGGCCTTCCCCGATGGGGTCGCCTACCCCGCCACGCCCGAGGAGGTGCTTGAGCTGCTGCGCTTCGCAGCCGCCAGCGGCGCCCGGCTCATCCCCTACGGCGGTGGCACCAGCGTGGTGGGGCACCTGACGGTGCCGCCCGGCGAGGCCCCGGTGCTCAGCGTCGATCTGGACCGCCTCAGCCGCCTGATTCGCCTCGACGAGCGAAGCGCCCTGGCCACCTTCGGGGCGGGGGTGAGGGGGCCCGAGCTGGAGGCGTCCCTGCGGGCCCGGGGCTGGACGCTGGGCCACTACCCCCAATCGTTCGAGTACTCGACCCTGGGGGGCTGGGTGGCCACCCGCTCGGCCGGGCAGCAGTCCATCTGGTACGGGCGTATCGAGGACCTCTTCGCCGGCGGCGTGCTGGAGGCCCCCGCCGGCACGGTGACGCTGCCGCCGTGGCCGGCCTCCGCGGCCGGGCCGGACCTGCGCCACCTGGTGCTGGGCTCGGAGGGGCGCCTCGGCATCCTGACCGAGGTGACGGTGCGGGTGCGGCGGCTCCCCGAGGCCGAGGCGTTCGCGGCGGTCTTCTTCCCGGCCTTCGAGCCGGGCCTCGAGGCGATGCGGGCGCTGGCGCAGGCGGAGGTGGGGCTCTCGATGGTGCGCCTGAGCACCCCCGGGGAGACCGCCACCACCCTGGCCATGGCCGGCCACGAACGGGCGTTGCGCCTGCTGGAGCGGTGGGTCGCCCTCCGGGGAGCCGGACCCGACAAGTGCCTGCTCATCCTGGGCGCCACGGGCTGGCGCTCGCACGTCCGCCGGGCGCTGGCCCGGGCCCTGGCCATCTGCGCCGACCACCGGGGCGTCTACGCCGGGCGCACCTTCGGGCGGGAGTGGGTGCGCCAGCGTTTCCGAGCCCCCTACCTGCGCAACACCCTTTGGGAGATGGGCTACGCCGTCGACACCCTGGAGACCGCAGGCACCTGGGTGCAGGTGCCGGGCCTGGTGACCGCCGTCGAGCGGGCCCTGCAGGGCGCCCTGGAGGCCGAGGGCGAGCGCGTCTACGTCTTCACCCACCTCTCCCACGTCTATCGCCAGGGCTCCAACGTCTACACCACCTACCTCTTCCGGCTGGCCCCGGACCCCGAGGTCAACCTGCGACGGTGGCGGCGTCTCAAGGAGGCGGCCAGCCGCGCCATCGTGGCCGCGGGCGGCACCGTCAGCCACCAGCACGGGGAGGTGACCGGCCTCCTGCAGCGCCGCAGCGGCGCGGTGGAGGGGGTGGCGGTGCGAGACCGGGTGAGCGGCCGCACCGCCGAGGTGCGCGCCCGGGTGGTGATCAACGCCGCGGGCGCCTGGGCGGACGCCCTGCGGGGCCAGGTGGGCCGCCCGCCGCGGCTGCGGCAGCTGCGCGGCAGCCACCTGCTCTTCCCGGGCTGGCGAGTGCCTTTGGCCACGGGCCTCAACCTGTTCCATCCACGAGACGGCCGCCCCCTTTACGTGCTGCCGTGGGAGGGCATGACGCTGGTGGGCACGACCGACGTCGACCACGGCGACGGCCTCGACGACGAGCCCCGCATCCATCCCGACGAAGGAGCGTACCTGCTGGAGGCGGTGCAGCATCTCTTCCCGGCGCTGGACCTTGAGGCCCGAGACGTGGTGGCCACCTTCGCCGGCGTGCGGCCCGTGGTCGGCTCCGGCAAGGCCGATCCCTCCCGGGAGCCCCGGGACTGGGCCATCTGGGACGAGGGGCTGGTCACCGTGACGGGCGGCAAGCTCACCACCTTCGGAGCCATGGCGCGGGCGGCCATGGCCGCGGCCCGCCGGCGCCTGCCCGATGCGCCGGATAAGCGGCCGACCGAGGAGTCGGGCAGCCACCGAGGCGAGCCGGCCCGCGACGCGGCCGAGGCCCTGGCGTCGCTCGACGAGACCCTGCGCCGGCGCCTGCTGGGCCGCTACGGTCACCGGACCGTGGATCTGGTGCGCCGGGCCCGCCCCGGCGAGCTGGAGCTCGTCCCCGGCACGACCGTCACGTGGGCGGAGCTGCGCTGGGCCATCGAGGAGGAGTCTGTCGTGCACCTCGACGACCTGCTCCTGCGGCGGGTGCGGCTCGGGCTGCAGCTCCCTCAGGGCGGGGCGGCCATGCTGCCCCGGCTGCGTCCGCTGGCACAGGAGAGCCTGGGCTGGGACGACGCGCGTTGGGAGGCTGAGGCGTCTCGCTACCGGCAGCTCTGGGCTTGGGCATGCGGCCCAGAGAATCTGGCAGCCGGGTAGCGAGGCCGCGGGCGGCGCGTGCTATACTGCACCGTTGATCAGCCTGCGAGCCGGCCCGTGCCGCCGGGCGCGAGGCCACATCGCAGCCCGCCGGCGGCGGTGGGGGTGGCACGTTGGCGCCGGACCGGCGCATGCGCACCGTCTACGCCCTGATGCTGGCGATGTTCCTCACGGCCATCGACGCCACCGTGGTGGACACCGCTATGCCGCGGATCGTAGGCTCGCTGGGCGGCTTCTCCATGCTGACGTGGCTCGTCACCGCCTACCTGCTCACCTCCACGTCGACCGTGCCCGTCTACGGCAAGCTGGCGGACCTCTTCGGGCGGCGGCGCACCTTCGCCGTGGGGGCCACCCTCTTCCTCGCAGGCTCGGCGCTGTGCGGGCTGGCCCGCAGCATGCCCCAGCTCGTCGCCTTCCGGGCGCTGCAGGGCCTGGGGGCGGGGGCGGTGCAGCCGGTCGTGCAGACCATCATCGGGGACCTCTTCTCGCCGCAGGAACGGGCCCGTTACCAGGCCTGGTTCTCGGCGGTGTGGGGCATCTCCGCGCTGGTGGGGCCGCTGGTCGGCGGGCTGGTGGTGGACCACGTCTCCTGGCGGTGGCTCTTCTACATCAACCTGCCCCTGGGCGGGCTCGCCATCTATATGGTGCTGACCCAGCTCGAGGAACGGGCACCCCGGCGGGCCGCCACCATCGACTACCTGGGCTCGGCCCTGCTGACGATCGGCACGTCGGCCGTGTTGCTGGCCTTGCTCGAGGGTGGGGTCACGTTGCCGTGGGGCTCGGCCCCCGTCCTGGCGCTGCTGGGAGGCGGGGCGGCG
This genomic interval from Limnochorda sp. LNt contains the following:
- a CDS encoding ABC transporter substrate-binding protein — its product is MVASQVDGVTRRELLKKAAAVAAGATAGSALWGKTVYVSKAAARTITVGVGGWAVDAMNQIVRDMGFTRDTGIQVSIQVRPGAPPEFISQMASAVNAGTSPYDVVDIEDEAAITLSRLGWLEPLDGLLASDFWEDFSPDMLAMVEVWHRYRGETFRIPHNYEAQYFWYRKDWFDREGLRPPETWAEMVEAGKRFTRGDVWGVSDGLAKGAYLNVFVGYLTLQAGGNIYEFGEPARVALTFLYDMIYTHRIFPIGALNKDYDALNVDYMNDRVAMMRQWPYFWDVSRGNEAWWREEKTAISLPPAGPRGNARTYAAAWGWVIPRTAPNKDAAREFVRWIVAKENAPRLAAISTWFLSARKSVLDAVGDQGIAPYLRQYSEAGAIGTRPFHPRYFEAVSVVEDLVSAYLTNQMSLDDVIRNGRDRIARLGGMG
- a CDS encoding GNAT family N-acetyltransferase produces the protein MFAWRVDDEIELRLLELEHAGAMHRLTEANRAYLRRWLPWAESETTLEQTEAFIRRSLQQFAEGNGFQAGIWYRQELAGAIGLHYVDRRNRRTEIGYWLAEPLQGRGIMTRACRAVVDHAFGPLGLHRVEIRCATGNHRSRAIPRRLGFREEGVLRQWAWVDGRFHDMVIYGLLAPEWRREPVRGGPLAASL
- a CDS encoding LacI family DNA-binding transcriptional regulator, with the translated sequence MATIRDVAEAAGVALSTVSHVFNGTAPISEGTRQRVLQAAARLGYVPRRRRRNGSNRQQVVIFKNVIPAADEEGWSFQHEDLAEAIVVAAYRVFKERGVDVWVVPFEKDEVAQGIDPSYYTGFSGALVVDSSVSSFSSLPELPLPTVLAYCIAEAKPVLSVVPDDFRGGYEATRHLIRLGRRRIGFVSGPTGWIVCKERHSGYLAALHEFGLEADEAREASGDWSVESGRQAAAAILERGSDVDALFVANDLMALGAIRALRERGLRVPEDVAVVGYDNRAVAAVADPPLTTVQLPLGNIGRRAAQELLRLMERRPAHADTPASRVQIHCPLVIRDSCGYRLAQASTPQRPDFSPSGGEGGGEP
- a CDS encoding glycoside hydrolase family 127 protein — translated: MGTPRTLEPVQLRRVDVGGPFWATRLEVNRRRTIPAIHRQLVETGRLDAYRSGGGRGDRPTPHLFWDSDVAKWIEAAAYALASRPDPALQALVRDAVVRLASIQQPDGYLNVYFTTVAPAKRWTNLGMWHELYCAGHLIEAGVALYEATGDRSLLDVVVRYADHIDDTFGPGRRPGCCGHPEIELALVRLYRTTQEPRYLALSQFFLDQRGRRPSVFDEELRRLPPEDAELNRRYLMRDGRFDSTYCQDHLPVRDQFEVVGHAVRAMYLGAGMVDVGMETGDATLVSAARRIWESATGRKMYVTGGLGSRRDIEGFGPDYELPDEDAYAETCATVGLILLSHRLFHADPHGRYIDVLERALYNGLLAGVSLDGETFFYENPLASRGHHHRQPWYEVACCPPNLARLLASLGQYAYSEGPQEAFVHLYVGGKADLVCGDVRVTLHQQTDYPWDGRVRLTVVPDKPITLTLHLRVPGWCPDWSVSVNGEPLADASSPGAQAKAVPGYVALDRFWRPGDTVELTLAMPVQRLYGHPRSRDLVGRVALQRGPLIYCLEQHDNGPGLDRVVLPSDAPIESRLDEALLGGVVVLSAEASQLQETDWEGGLYRASSPVLHRRPIVAIPYFAWDNRSPGEMRVWLRDRS
- a CDS encoding GntR family transcriptional regulator: MGLQAVSNSVRLRCGGRARGWSERAETQLVRAILQGRHRPGTWLPPERELAALLGVSRPALREALQRLALDGWITLRRGQPAVVIELWRVSCEGETPCDDGTAGAMSG
- a CDS encoding M14 family metallopeptidase, with amino-acid sequence MERTLRAAQRAVLALIIGVTMFVGLAGHPVVAGESPRIPTPAEVIGFEPGTDRTLVDYAQLIRYYKALDAASDRVLLEPVGTSTEGRTMYLLFISSPQNLMRLDVIKATQQRLGDPRTLGPEEALRLIEPQPAIVLINNAIHSTEIAAPHFALQLAYHLASSDDPETLRILSDVVLLMNPVNNPDGHDLVVRWYRQTLGTRFEGTSPPELYQRYAGHDNNRDWFMFNLQETRVWGPLIFREWLPSIIWDVHQMGSGGARFFVPPFFDPPNPEIDATILTQIMLLGGAITTRLASRGLTGVVTNAIYDQWWHGGFRTAPYYHNLVGILTEAASSRLGTPIETPFDRLGGHGRGLPTAQQRYVNFPDPWPGGTWRLSDIMRYEFETALALLDVAQRYREQWHWHFYQRNQRAVARGSTEAPYAFVIPPDQHDPGTARWLVDLLALQGVEVHVATQPVTLGGREYPVGSYVILAAQPKRANVMALLRPQSYPPRFQYPGGPPEQPYDIAGWTLPLQMGVRVDEIDEPVDASGLVRVEGALPLRGRVIGGPATYGYAFGPAPNAAAIARNRLLARGYRLVQLEDGARMGEEVLPPGTTVVERGEGLDTMVADLAWELGLDVYALQEPPAATARPLRLPRVGLYESWVPNMDAGWTRWLLDTFEFTYDVLRDRDVRQGGLLDRYDIIVIPDQSVSGILDGNRPGSYPDEYAGGIGQEGLTALRAFVEEGGTLLLLDTASELAIEHLGVPVRNVLDGVGRDRFYVPGSILRLQVDTSHPLGYGLASQTYAYFVQSPAFEPSGEAGVVASWPSSDLLASGWLHGEEMLAGRAALVEVPVGRGRAVLVGFRAQHRGQPHATFKVIFNAIYDAAIRGNR